From a single Oreochromis niloticus isolate F11D_XX linkage group LG3, O_niloticus_UMD_NMBU, whole genome shotgun sequence genomic region:
- the LOC100710149 gene encoding up-regulator of cell proliferation-like, with protein MTDSVSTMEENSDEDLVVELYCEEVHASAPCSICWDDCQQIITGVPCRHVKTTVFNISSELVSQHLDPPAGDSENYTVITCRQEETQQEFTDMDSSEPDYLKPEEEKSSQTPEDMKDEIKSQSLVTLTHTVKHLQIFLKKLGLKKSYTKKLSLRRILGINKETITDESAKCKSDLPWYFLKKVMMFNVTARNVKCTSECDSTSDDTSGTKKLNLKNLVSSPNTEDTVNPLDIITALFLCSDGFLQQEMALKMSMCQFSVPLLLPNCDTGQCTLMLWAMRDIVKKYRPQSLSQSKGFIEERIVLSELPMVSFVRLGECSLSKSEILNKVLSNSQQYHDTFVHYNMECGDSPRIISNGLTEITWYLPGGNTNIDIFSQPVAVANLRGDIASFETQYSFLCQTSAAVFVFFDYLDSDYESVINLLKSQNKKAQIFLVGNYESKRFNLDALEKVATELDLTENNIILKRKQKNDANFVKDLRKTVRNVVEKLELKMKIEKMVDVAHELGILVDEDAPECQTAKKNAKTITEEIQDIHKYKEDELPRQGQIWETLTCLEKEEFRLRHVESKNVEHYKSDLQKQKEELRKKQNSYEMSTAMTNFITGISNPGTERFYFLKWMRMNLDNVSRVRLCELREKYKEKCKNSENKEEIKEIDKQISSSSLGTEHFFREMGQIYESSLSLPKTNRSRQQLQHLPKLCAELLLDGFPLELVDGDASNIPLRWVSDVLSQLSDLVSPKTKRNKGKIRVVTVLGVQSTGKSTLLNTMFGVQFAVSSGRCTRGAFMLLIKINEDMKNVLNCDFLVIIDTEGLKSPELAQLDNSYEHDNELATLVVGLSDVTIVNIAMENLIEMKDILQIVVHAFLRMKEVGKKPKCQFVHQNVSDVSAHDKNLRDRKLLLDQLNEMTQAAAKMEKKEENKSFTDVMEYSPDTGNWYIPGLWNGNPPMAPVNAGYSEAVYELKKHIIQLLRNCESSANNIMEFKEWVKSLWDAVKHENFIFSFRNSLVADAYMKLCTQFNKWEWEFRKEMYTWVRNAETKIHNFGTIAAKSETCDMREFLGSLKSDASTVLSTWETKILDNLAQYFKQTEGHVYLVEGYKEEFSNSAKILRREIETGVKYQLEAAAEIRQGMTEIDQIKNNHTKEIEKAVRALIDKCRKKNIQMTDNELDKEFEKMWKETLEKPSFSQQKTSNVKDRVSHCLRENLKHRGGRANELTQRSLQDCGNESFKYTAEGFFGKVKHKTKKWFTGQDHIKDLSDSIIAACTDLVNEQVKRRNDYHDTYIHEILRMTDEKLKNHQDVTINIEFEVSLKQHICGFAARKFQKMHKDFIEENDPYRCLLKNKEKFHEDFKDVFHERDQCQKKAEEFTKRCLKPAVEDFVNRSLGPDIIDEMRKLEQFSTRMSFQYSILLDLLSKEDFQNYVSYIRSYEKYVKTWILKQIKKRFSNESTVFEFENRHLLSCIDSINSAIIKAKTRKSDDFKAFVKDICKELGDKLVISQDALGAFMILNNADKEQFADCLRVSVSDMTETLRNKFKESTFEMKLQHLHVNPQNELFNKLIGCGKQCPFCKAPCDAGGKAHTEHFASLHRPEGLGRYRWSGQSDLSLTYAHPQ; from the exons ATGACAGATTCTGTATCAACAATGGAG gaaaacagtgatGAAGACTTAGTTGTTGAGCTATACTGTGAGGAAGTACATGCATCCGCACCATGTTCTATCTGCTGGGATGACTGTCAGCAGATTATTACAGGAG TTCCTTGTCGTCATGTAAAGACAACAGTGTTTAATATCAGCAGTGAGTTAGTGTCTCAACATTTGGACCCTCCTGCTGGTGACAGCGAGAACTACACAGTGATTACATGCAGacaggaggaaacacagcaaGAGTTTACAGACATGGACAGCTCGGAGCCCGACTACCTGAAACCAGAGGAAGAAAAGTCCAGCCAGACTCCTGAAGACATGAAGGATGAAATTAAAAGTCAGTCCTTAGTTACCTTAACGCACACAG TGAAACACCTGCAaatctttttgaaaaaactggGCTTGAAGAAGAGCTACACAAAGAAGCTATCACTCAGGAGAATACTTGGGATAAATAAGGAGACCATCACTGATGAATCTGCTAAGTGTAAATCAGACCTTCCATGGTATTTTCTGAAGAAAGTAATGATGTTTAATGTCACTGCTAGGAATGTGAAATGTACATCAGAGTGTGATTCAACCAGTGATGATACATCAGGAACTAAAAAGTTAAATCTTAAAAATTTGGTCAGCAGTCCAAACACAGAGGACACAGTGAACCCCCTCGACATAATCACTGCTCTCTTTCTGTGTTCTGATGGTTTTCTACAGCAGGAAATGGCACTAAAAATGTCCATGTGTCAGTTCTCTGTCCCTCTGCTGCTTCCTAATTGTGACACAGGACAGTGCACACTCATGCTGTGGGCCATGAGAGACATTGTTAAAAAGTACAGACCTCAGTCTCTTTCACAGTCAAAGGGCTTCATTGAAGAAAGAATCGTTCTCTCTGAACTTCCAATGGTCTCTTTTGTCAGACTGGGTGAGTGCTCCTTGTCCAAGTCAGAGATTCTCAATAAGGTTCTGAGCAATTCTCAGCAGTACCACGACACCTTTGTTCACTACAACATGGAGTGTGGTGACAGTCCAAGAATAATTTCCAACGGACTGACTGAAATTACTTGGTATCTTCCTGGTGGAAACACAAACATTGATATTTTCAGTCAGCCAGTGGCTGTAGCTAACCTCCGCGGAGACATTGCTTCATTTGAAACACAATACTCCTTTTTGTGTCAGACATCTgcagcagtttttgttttctttgactaTTTGGATTCTGATTATGAGTCTGTGATCAATCTGCTTAAAAGCCAGAACAAAAAAGCACAGATCTTCTTGGTGGGTAACTATGAGAGCAAGCGCTTCAACTTAGATGCTTTGGAAAAAGTAGCAACTGAGTTGGATCTAACTGAAAATAACATCATTTTAAAGAGAAAGCAGAAAAATGATGCAAACTTTGTAAAAGATTTGAGGAAAACTGTCAGAAATGTGGTTGAGAAATTAGAGCTGAAGATGAAAATAGAGAAGATGGTGGATGTTGCCCATGAACTGGGAATCCTGGTTGATGAAGATGCTCCAGAGTGCCAGACtgcaaagaaaaatgcaaaaaccaTCACTGAAGAAATTCAAGACATCCATAAATACAAAGAAGATGAGCTTCCCCGACAAGGCCAAATTTGGGAAACATTGACATGCTTAGAGAAGGAAGAGTTTCGACTTCGACATGTTGAGTCTAAAAATGTAGAACATTACAAAAGTGATcttcagaaacagaaagaagaacTGCGGAAAAAGCAGAACTCTTATGAGATGTCAACAGCTATGACAAACTTCATCACAGGGATATCAAACCCAGGAACAGAGAGGTTTTATTTCCTGAAATGGATGCGAATGAACCTCGATAATGTGTCTCGTGTAAGACTGTGTGAACTCAGggagaaatataaagaaaaatgcaaGAACTCCGAGAACAAAGAGGAGATCAAAGAAATTGACAAACAGATTTCCAGCAGCTCACTGGGGACTGAACACTTCTTCCGTGAAATGGGTCAGATCTATGAATCTTCACTGTCTCtcccaaaaacaaacagatccCGTCAACAATTGCAGCATCTGCCCAAACTGTGTGCAGAGTTGTTGCTTGATGGATTTCCTCTTGAGCTTGTAGATGGAGATGCATCCAACATCCCTCTCAGATGGGTGAGTGATGTTCTCTCTCAGCTCAGTGACCTGGTGTCTCCAAAGACAAAGCGAAATAAGGGAAAGATACGAGTAGTCACAGTTCTTGGAGTTCAGAGCACAGGAAAGTCCACTCTCCTTAACACCATGTTTGGAGTGCAGTTTGCAGTCAGCAGTGGTCGATGTACTCGAGGTGCCTTTATGTTGCTCATCAAAATCaatgaagacatgaaaaacgTCCTAAACTGTGACTTCTTGGTGATCATTGACACTGAGGGCTTAAAGTCACCAGAACTTGCACAACTGGACAACAGCTATGAGCACGACAATGAGCTTGCAACACTTGTTGTTGGGCTGAGTGATGTCACCATAGTCAACATTGCAATGGAGAATTTAATTGAAATGAAAGACATCCTACAAATAGTTGTGCATGCTTTTCTCAGGATGAAGGAGGTGGGCAAAAAGCCTAAATGTCAGTTTGTTCACCAGAATGTGTCGGATGTTTCAGCCCATGACAAGAACTTACGAGACAGGAAACTGCTCCTGGATCAGTTGAATGAGATGACTCAGGCAGCAGccaaaatggaaaagaaagaggagaacaAGAGCTTCACTGATGTGATGGAGTACAGTCCAGACACTGGGAACTGGTACATTCCTGGACTGTGGAATGGAAACCCACCAATGGCACCAGTTAATGCAGGATACAGTGAGGCTGTATATGAGCTCAAGAAACACATCATCCAACTACTGAGAAACTGTGAGTCATCTGCTAATAATATCATGGAGTTTAAAGAGTGGGTGAAAAGTCTGTGGGATGCAGTAAAGCACGAAAACTTCATCTTCAGCTTCAGAAACAGCCTCGTAGCTGATGCATACATGAAGCTCTGCACACAATTTAACAAATGGGAGTGGGAGTTCAGAAAAGAAATGTACACCTGGGTAAGAAACGCAGAGACTAAAATTCACAATTTTGGAACCATTGCAGCAAAATCTGAAACATGTGACATGAGAGAATTTCTCGGATCTTTGAAAAGTGACGCCTCCACAGTGCTGTCTACATGGGAGACCAAGATTCTGGACAATCTGGCACAATATTTCAAGCAAACAGAGGGTCATGTGTATCTGGTTGAAGGATACAAAGAGGAATTCTCAAACAGTGCAAAGATCCTTCGTCGTGAAATAGAAACTGGTGTAAagtatcagcttgaagcagcagcagaaatcaGACAGGGAATGACAGAAATAGATCAAATCAAAAACAATCATACAAAAGAGATTGAAAAAGCTGTGCGTGCATTAATTGATAAATGTCGAAAGAAAAACATCCAAATGACAGACAATGAGTTGGACAAAGAGTTTGAGAAAATGTGGAAGGAAACTTTAGAAAAACCGTCTTTCTCTCAACAAAAAACCTCAAATGTCAAAGACAGAGTGTCCCACTGTCTGAGAGAAAATCTGAAACACAGGGGGGGGCGTGCAAATGAGTTAACTCAAAGGAGTCTGCAAGATTGTGGAAACGAGTCATTCAAATATACAGCTGAAGGATTTTTCGGCAAAgttaaacataaaacaaaaaagtggtTTACTGGTCAGGATCACATAAAAGATCTGTCTGACAGCATCATAGCTGCTTGCACTGACCTTGTGAATGAACAAGTGAAAAGAAGAAACGATTACCATGACACTTACATCCATGAGATCCTCCGCATGACTGATGAGAAGCTAAAAAACCATCAAGATGTTACGATAAACATCGAGTTTGAAGTTTCTCTAAAACAGCACATCTGTGGATTCGCAGCCAGAAAGTTTCAGAAAATGCACAAAGATTTCATAGAAGAAAATGATCCGTACAGATGTCTGcttaaaaacaaggaaaagttTCATGAGGATTTCAAAGATGTGTTTCATGAACGAGACCAGTGTCAGAAGAAGGCAGAAGAATTCACAAAACGATGTTTGAAGCCTGCTGTTGAAGACTTTGTTAATCGCTCCCTGGGTCCTGATATCATTGATGAAATGAGGAAACTCGAGCAGTTCAGCACAAGAATGTCCTTCCAGTATTCAATTTTACTGGATTTGCTCTCCAAGGAGGATTTTCAAAATTATGTGAGCTACATTCGCTCATATGAGAAGTATGTAAAAACATGGATACTCAAACAAATAAAGAAGCGCTTCTCAAATGAGTCGACAGTTTTTGAGTTTGAGAACCGACATCTGCTGTCATGTATTGACAGCATAAATTCTGCCATCATCAAGGCAAAAACCAGAAAGAGTGATGACTTCAAGGCTTTTGTTAAAGATATTTGCAAAGAACTTGGAGATAAACTGGTCATTTCCCAGGATGCTCTTGGTGCTTTCATGATACTGAACAATGCTGACAAGGAACAGTTTGCTGACTGTCTCAGAGTCTCTGTGAGTGACATGACAGAAACTCTTAGAAACAAGTTTAAAGAATCTACCTTTGAAATGAAACTACAACATCTCCATGTGAATCCACAGAATGAACTTTTCAACAAATTGATTGGTTGTGGCAAACAGTGTCCATTCTGCAAAGCTCCCTGTGATGCAGGAGGAAAAGCCCACACTGAGCACTTTGCTTCACTGCATAGACCAGAAGGTCTGGGTAGATACAGGTGGAGTGGACAGAGCGACTTGTCACTGACATATGCTCATCCTCAGTGA
- the LOC109201291 gene encoding uncharacterized protein LOC109201291, whose product MEMFAITAPLCSTLMFVVYVSADQKNITAGQDVNLTCRAQNNNIHIVQWSRADLKPEFVLVYRNGTFLTANQHPSFKNRVDLQDRQMKDGDVSLILKNVTINDTGTYECRFAKKEPNQTTVNLILTSIINLKVFVPPGPTGGPKKDEDNRDEGKDDRGKEDGSVGLIVGLSVPAVLPFAFVIFLIYRCRRQQSEETNQPPVDLQQV is encoded by the exons aTGGAAATGTTTGCTATAACTGCGCCACTCTGCTCCACGCTGATGTTTGTCGTGTAcgtctctgcag accagaaaaacatcacagctggacaggacgtcaatctgacatgtcgagctcagAACAACAACATCCACATTGtacagtggagcagagctgatctgAAGCCAGAATTTGTTCTTGTTTACCGGAATGGAACGTTTCTTACAgccaaccagcatccatcttttaagaaccgggtggatctgcaggacagacagatgaaggatggagacgtgtctttgattctgaagaatgtgacgattaatgacactggaacatacgagtgtcgttTTGCTAAGAAAGAACCAAACCAAACAACAGTCAATTTGATTCTCACCAGCATCATCAACCTGAAGGTTtttgttcctccag gtccaACAGGTGGACCAAAGAAGGATGAAGACAACAGAGATGAAGGAAAGGACGACAGAGGGAAGGaggatggatctgttggactgatAGTTGGTCTGTCAGTTCCTGCTGTGCTtccttttgcttttgttatctTTTTGATTTACAGATGTAGGAGACAGCAGAGTGAGGAAACAAACCAGCCTCCTGTTGACCTGCAGCAGGTTTAA